Proteins encoded together in one Bacteroides zoogleoformans window:
- a CDS encoding toxin glutamine deamidase domain-containing protein: protein MKKIRSLAFHDRQHIQRILMQQNAVGLAFNQFIATVSPHLRKWTDRGGDSVWVRNSSVEKAIDKALLVLQASLQQNITEFQADAWKGANIKNDDMVSRFIDGMAISSLRRDGMFRQNMEAFRGLQKEVDANGLNVSQKVWKITDQAKTNLEFYLDSGISSGRSASGISSDIRQILDKPDKRFRRVRDENGKLQLSKPMEEYHPGAGVYRSSRMNALRLAATTTNVAYRKADYERWQSLDFVLGIEISRSPSNHGPCKICDAMVGKYPKGFQFLGFHPFCICIATPILQKPEDFADFLLDDEIPKEQLITDIPADARKFMLDNEYMQKSYAFRDNAEWFSDKPVNNTQGDKIIVGSNVPSGLNTLEQQMWINNVHDTEDRLNITQGNPMSFEEADGKSPNPNFESEWGYKHNCQSCVVAYELRRRGYNVEALMKTLEDDNIPRQLSYKTEWAWIDPKTGQMPKKFKAGGEYIDPLTKKIKVKTEKVMIKELIDNTKVPGRYHIAFNWKGKSIEGHIITLERLDNNQVVLYDPQTGDKVNWADLKKRIRLSGGIRGYRVDNMLINEKIINGVVRPSKRR, encoded by the coding sequence ATGAAGAAGATTCGTTCACTTGCTTTTCATGACCGGCAGCATATACAGCGGATATTAATGCAGCAGAATGCTGTCGGTTTGGCTTTCAATCAATTTATCGCCACTGTCTCACCTCATCTTCGTAAATGGACCGACCGTGGAGGAGATAGTGTGTGGGTGCGCAATTCCTCTGTAGAGAAAGCTATTGACAAGGCTTTATTGGTATTGCAGGCTTCCCTACAACAGAATATTACCGAATTTCAGGCTGATGCTTGGAAGGGGGCTAATATAAAGAATGATGATATGGTTTCCCGTTTCATAGACGGTATGGCTATTTCTTCGCTACGCAGGGATGGAATGTTCCGTCAAAACATGGAAGCGTTCAGAGGACTGCAAAAGGAGGTTGACGCAAACGGGTTGAATGTATCACAGAAGGTCTGGAAAATTACCGATCAGGCGAAAACCAACCTCGAGTTCTATCTTGATAGCGGTATATCCTCTGGGAGAAGCGCATCAGGGATAAGCAGTGACATTCGTCAAATCTTGGATAAACCGGATAAGAGGTTTCGCCGTGTACGTGACGAGAACGGGAAGTTGCAATTATCTAAGCCCATGGAAGAGTATCACCCTGGTGCAGGCGTATATCGTTCTTCCCGCATGAACGCTTTGCGTCTTGCCGCCACAACTACGAACGTGGCGTATAGGAAAGCAGACTATGAACGTTGGCAGAGTCTTGATTTTGTCCTTGGTATAGAGATAAGCCGTTCCCCGTCTAATCATGGTCCGTGCAAGATATGCGACGCTATGGTGGGTAAATACCCTAAGGGGTTTCAGTTCTTGGGTTTCCATCCGTTTTGTATCTGTATAGCTACTCCCATACTCCAGAAACCGGAAGATTTCGCTGACTTTTTACTTGATGATGAAATACCGAAAGAGCAACTTATTACCGATATACCTGCTGATGCCCGTAAGTTCATGCTTGATAATGAGTATATGCAGAAGTCGTATGCTTTCAGGGATAATGCGGAATGGTTCTCAGATAAACCTGTTAATAATACACAAGGCGATAAAATTATTGTAGGTAGTAATGTGCCTTCTGGGTTAAATACATTAGAGCAACAAATGTGGATTAATAATGTCCACGACACAGAAGATCGATTAAATATAACTCAAGGCAATCCGATGTCATTTGAAGAGGCTGATGGTAAGTCTCCTAATCCTAACTTTGAATCAGAATGGGGGTATAAACATAACTGTCAATCGTGTGTAGTTGCTTATGAATTACGGAGAAGAGGGTATAATGTGGAGGCTTTAATGAAGACTTTGGAAGATGATAACATCCCTCGTCAGTTGTCTTATAAAACAGAGTGGGCATGGATAGATCCTAAAACCGGACAAATGCCTAAAAAATTTAAGGCGGGAGGCGAGTATATAGACCCACTAACCAAAAAGATTAAGGTGAAAACAGAAAAAGTTATGATTAAAGAACTTATAGATAACACGAAAGTTCCGGGACGTTACCATATTGCATTTAATTGGAAAGGAAAATCAATAGAGGGTCATATAATAACGCTTGAAAGGTTGGATAATAACCAAGTAGTTTTATATGACCCACAAACGGGAGATAAAGTAAATTGGGCAGATTTAAAAAAGAGAATAAGGTTATCAGGAGGTATACGAGGATATAGGGTTGACAATATGCTGATAAACGAAAAGATTATAAATGGCGTAGTTCGGCCATCAAAGAGAAGATAG
- a CDS encoding DUF6633 family protein, with protein MKQRELFSSYPDPALLLADYNPSIQAKIIKTGFSFAALAKNEAIPTLGLLSGTYGEETPLEWLKIQIGSLNDYAEQGRGITESQLTEFTSLILNEYYYLNLAEVANFIARFKLGYYGEFYGVIGPMKIASAIREYLRERRIDIERYEREQERIQDEKNREEWAKTSITHEEYLRRKESRKNGK; from the coding sequence TTGAAGCAGAGGGAATTATTTAGCAGCTATCCTGACCCCGCCTTGCTGCTTGCGGATTATAACCCCTCCATACAGGCTAAGATTATCAAAACAGGATTTTCTTTCGCTGCTCTTGCAAAGAATGAAGCTATACCTACTCTTGGCCTGTTAAGCGGCACATACGGCGAGGAAACGCCCTTGGAGTGGCTGAAAATACAGATTGGAAGCCTGAATGATTACGCCGAGCAGGGTAGAGGTATAACCGAAAGCCAGCTGACGGAATTTACGTCGCTTATCCTGAATGAGTATTACTATCTCAACCTTGCAGAGGTGGCTAATTTCATTGCACGTTTCAAGCTTGGTTACTATGGTGAGTTTTACGGCGTTATTGGTCCGATGAAGATTGCCAGTGCCATCAGGGAGTATTTACGTGAGAGAAGAATCGATATTGAGCGGTACGAAAGGGAACAGGAGCGTATTCAGGACGAGAAGAACCGTGAGGAATGGGCTAAGACATCTATCACTCATGAAGAATATTTACGCAGAAAGGAATCACGCAAAAATGGCAAGTAG
- a CDS encoding ParB N-terminal domain-containing protein — MKDEIKFDPKNFRIHNDRNKKVIRKSLEDCGAGRSVLMDKDNYLIAGNGVYEQAQELGIPVRIIETDGKELVVVKRKDLALGDNRRKLLALADNHASDTSEFDMDLVIENFSADVLEDWAFSVDDIDVSDELPSSTVVSRRLADSFIIPPFSILDTRQGRWQERKKRMVVYWYK, encoded by the coding sequence ATGAAAGATGAAATAAAATTTGACCCTAAAAACTTCCGTATTCATAACGACCGGAACAAGAAGGTTATCCGCAAGAGCCTTGAAGATTGCGGCGCCGGACGTTCCGTCTTGATGGATAAGGATAATTACTTGATAGCAGGCAATGGAGTATATGAACAGGCGCAAGAGCTTGGAATTCCGGTCCGAATCATTGAGACGGATGGCAAAGAGCTTGTTGTGGTAAAGCGAAAGGATTTAGCTCTTGGCGACAATCGACGTAAGTTGCTTGCGCTTGCTGATAATCACGCTTCCGATACGTCTGAGTTTGATATGGATCTTGTTATAGAGAACTTTTCTGCTGACGTTTTGGAGGATTGGGCGTTTTCGGTAGATGACATAGATGTTTCTGATGAATTACCATCAAGCACTGTTGTATCAAGGCGTCTTGCTGACTCGTTTATTATACCTCCTTTTTCAATCCTTGACACAAGGCAAGGAAGGTGGCAGGAACGGAAAAAGAGAATGGTTGTCTATTGGTATAAATAG
- a CDS encoding helix-turn-helix domain-containing protein has product MTAPKKEYEKRKVGRKSSFKDEYIEQSLKLSLLGATDKEMADFFGVSEQTLNTWKKKYPEFLESLKRGKAMADANVASRLYNRAIGYSCRATKFATNEGKITDKVDYVEHYPPDTTAAIFWLKNRQPEKWRDRKEIDANVNLSDELESMSDEQLENIIRGEQQGDIDKKSESGNDTA; this is encoded by the coding sequence ATGACTGCGCCGAAAAAAGAATATGAGAAAAGGAAAGTAGGTAGAAAGAGCTCGTTTAAGGATGAGTATATAGAACAGTCTCTTAAGTTGTCATTGCTTGGAGCAACAGATAAGGAAATGGCTGATTTCTTCGGAGTTAGCGAACAGACATTGAATACTTGGAAGAAGAAGTATCCAGAGTTTCTTGAGTCCTTAAAAAGAGGCAAGGCTATGGCTGATGCTAATGTTGCATCCAGATTGTACAATCGTGCTATCGGATACAGTTGCCGTGCGACAAAGTTTGCAACAAACGAAGGGAAGATAACAGATAAGGTTGATTATGTAGAGCATTATCCTCCTGATACGACAGCTGCTATCTTTTGGCTGAAAAACAGGCAGCCGGAGAAATGGAGAGACCGTAAGGAGATAGACGCTAACGTTAATCTTAGCGATGAATTGGAAAGCATGTCGGATGAACAGTTAGAAAATATTATACGTGGCGAACAACAGGGAGATATTGATAAGAAAAGCGAAAGCGGCAACGATACTGCGTAA
- the terL gene encoding phage terminase large subunit, with protein sequence MDPKFFAKRLFLKKVADAYQRVHEKYSDGLSWSLAVSMPPRAGKSYISSLFIAWMLGHFPEESVMRNCHSDTLYNKLSYDARNIIRSRRFSEIFPDAKLSQDKQNVKGWNLTAARQVSYFGAGVGGTVIGFGASMLAMTDDLYKSLEDALSDTNNEKVWSWKQGTHDSRLEKNCCRIDIGTRWSASDVLGRMEEAGKYDEIIRIAALDENDESFCEDVHTTEYYRELRLETDDSIWCAEYMQEPIEAIGLLFPKSELMYFTFDELKGKTPDGNIGACDVADKGNDDLCAPFADVYGDRLFITDVVFTKDAVEVTEPRVAQAVIDNKCDQMRIEANNGGRIFAINVRKTVKWRNSKCEIQARHTTQNKETRILMRAGWIKKHCLFLAPTEYKKGSDYDRFMKALTKYKKEGGNEHDDAPDGMTILAEFAESIGMKTKTAKRKVGRG encoded by the coding sequence ATGGACCCGAAGTTTTTCGCAAAACGGTTGTTTCTTAAAAAGGTGGCCGATGCTTATCAGCGCGTACATGAAAAGTACTCCGATGGCCTTTCTTGGAGCCTTGCAGTCAGCATGCCACCTCGTGCCGGTAAGTCTTATATCTCTTCTCTATTTATCGCATGGATGCTCGGGCACTTTCCGGAGGAGAGTGTTATGCGTAACTGTCATTCAGATACTCTGTATAACAAATTATCATACGATGCCCGTAATATCATCCGTTCGCGTCGATTCTCGGAGATATTCCCGGATGCAAAGCTAAGCCAAGACAAACAGAACGTAAAGGGTTGGAACCTTACTGCGGCTCGGCAGGTGAGTTATTTCGGAGCAGGTGTCGGTGGTACTGTTATCGGATTCGGTGCGTCTATGCTTGCTATGACTGATGACTTGTATAAGTCTTTGGAGGATGCTCTTTCCGATACCAACAACGAAAAGGTATGGAGTTGGAAGCAGGGTACGCACGATTCACGTTTGGAAAAAAATTGTTGCCGTATCGATATTGGTACTCGTTGGTCCGCTTCGGATGTTCTTGGACGTATGGAAGAGGCCGGGAAATACGATGAGATTATACGTATAGCCGCCCTTGATGAAAACGATGAGTCGTTCTGTGAGGATGTGCACACGACTGAGTATTACCGCGAGTTGAGGCTTGAAACGGATGATAGTATATGGTGCGCGGAGTACATGCAGGAGCCTATTGAGGCTATCGGGTTACTGTTCCCTAAATCGGAGCTCATGTACTTTACGTTCGATGAACTTAAGGGCAAGACGCCGGACGGGAATATTGGTGCTTGTGACGTTGCCGACAAAGGAAACGATGACCTATGCGCCCCGTTCGCCGATGTGTACGGCGATCGCCTGTTCATCACAGATGTTGTATTTACAAAAGATGCAGTAGAGGTTACAGAACCACGCGTTGCGCAGGCAGTCATTGACAATAAGTGCGACCAAATGCGCATTGAAGCGAACAACGGTGGGCGTATCTTCGCTATTAATGTGCGAAAGACTGTAAAATGGCGTAACAGTAAGTGCGAGATACAGGCACGTCACACAACACAGAATAAAGAGACGCGTATACTGATGCGTGCAGGATGGATAAAGAAGCATTGTTTGTTCCTTGCTCCAACGGAATATAAGAAAGGATCTGACTATGACCGTTTCATGAAAGCTCTTACCAAGTATAAGAAGGAGGGAGGGAATGAACATGATGATGCACCTGACGGTATGACCATTCTTGCAGAGTTCGCAGAATCAATCGGAATGAAGACTAAGACTGCAAAGCGAAAGGTTGGGCGCGGATAG
- a CDS encoding phage portal protein has protein sequence MPSIQEILAKDDFSAIVSDLCKDTRENRYPREYMEEYNGDRTRRPDSVGFRQPKTIAVYSDTLTDKEGNPVRLEDKTIQVAKVVTNIPKRIVRTAVAFMFGGEMTLSAEDPNEGFDEFKKVFVRKLKMQSVFRKFARKVLSETKAAIVFYPVIKHERDIAGNVKKVSVLKCKILSTPKSLNETCEFYPHFDEDDDMDGFIHKYNADVDGSNCECITIYTAETIYTAVKYNGVWNIIKKPNLFKKIPVVYAEVDEPEWDCIANPMDKYEMRLSRVSDTNDYFSEPILKTYGLANLPSKETVGKELNFSMEIDPDTGTAYHGDADYLAWQQSIDSVKEELDRLKSEIDSGSSTPDLSFNNLQGIGNLSGVARKFMTIEATIKASENMEVFGPVVQRAVAIIQAGMINISHTKYASQLEDNYIDVEFGTVLPEDVAEELKNLETASQFNSMETIIKNSPYTDNVQEELARKKQDDKDEASNRAMPGFTFAE, from the coding sequence ATGCCGAGTATTCAGGAGATTTTAGCAAAAGACGATTTTAGCGCTATCGTCAGCGACCTATGTAAAGATACGAGAGAGAATCGCTATCCTCGTGAGTATATGGAAGAGTATAACGGTGACCGAACACGCCGCCCGGATTCAGTAGGATTCAGGCAGCCGAAGACTATTGCCGTATATTCCGATACACTAACCGATAAGGAGGGTAACCCTGTCCGATTAGAGGATAAAACCATTCAAGTTGCAAAGGTTGTTACTAATATCCCAAAGCGTATTGTACGTACCGCTGTAGCGTTCATGTTCGGCGGGGAGATGACTCTGTCTGCGGAAGATCCTAACGAGGGGTTCGATGAGTTCAAGAAAGTCTTTGTTCGCAAGCTTAAGATGCAATCCGTATTTCGCAAGTTTGCCCGTAAAGTACTGTCAGAGACGAAAGCGGCTATCGTTTTCTATCCGGTAATAAAGCATGAAAGGGATATTGCAGGTAATGTCAAAAAGGTTTCGGTTCTTAAATGCAAGATACTATCTACTCCTAAAAGCTTGAATGAAACGTGTGAGTTCTATCCGCATTTCGATGAAGACGATGATATGGACGGATTCATTCATAAGTACAATGCGGATGTCGACGGTTCTAATTGCGAATGTATCACTATCTATACCGCCGAAACAATCTATACTGCCGTGAAGTATAACGGAGTATGGAATATCATTAAAAAACCTAACCTGTTTAAGAAGATTCCGGTTGTATATGCTGAAGTAGATGAACCCGAATGGGATTGTATCGCTAATCCTATGGATAAATACGAGATGCGTCTCTCTCGTGTGTCCGATACGAACGATTATTTCTCGGAACCGATACTGAAAACATATGGGCTTGCCAATCTGCCAAGCAAAGAAACGGTAGGTAAAGAATTGAATTTCTCAATGGAGATAGACCCAGATACGGGTACGGCGTATCATGGTGATGCGGATTATCTCGCATGGCAACAGTCTATAGACTCTGTTAAAGAAGAGCTTGACCGCCTAAAGAGCGAGATAGATTCCGGTTCGTCCACTCCAGACCTATCATTCAATAATCTTCAGGGTATCGGCAATCTTAGCGGTGTGGCCCGTAAGTTTATGACTATTGAGGCTACCATTAAGGCAAGCGAGAATATGGAGGTATTCGGTCCCGTCGTGCAACGTGCAGTTGCTATCATACAGGCCGGCATGATTAATATTTCGCACACTAAATATGCCTCACAGCTCGAAGATAACTATATCGATGTAGAGTTTGGTACTGTTCTTCCCGAGGACGTTGCCGAAGAGTTAAAGAATCTTGAAACAGCCTCACAGTTTAACTCAATGGAAACAATCATCAAAAACTCACCATATACGGATAACGTGCAGGAAGAGCTTGCGAGAAAGAAACAGGATGACAAAGATGAGGCATCCAACAGGGCTATGCCGGGATTTACATTTGCTGAATAA